From Longimicrobiales bacterium, a single genomic window includes:
- a CDS encoding UvrB/UvrC motif-containing protein, with protein MLCENCGERDASIHYTQIEKNEMQTLHLCEQCAADKGLQPGVNAGSFPLTDFLAQMGRSGPESPSSGPCAFCGLTLDDFKKTGRLGCSHCYVTFDAHLGGLLRRLHGGTQHVGKVYLPPDPSHAEQQERLAGLRRKLDRAVQSEDFERAAELRDLIRTLEGAA; from the coding sequence ATGCTGTGTGAAAACTGCGGCGAACGCGACGCCAGCATCCATTACACGCAGATCGAGAAGAACGAGATGCAGACCCTGCACCTCTGCGAGCAGTGCGCCGCGGACAAGGGCCTGCAGCCGGGCGTCAACGCGGGCAGCTTCCCGCTCACCGACTTCCTCGCCCAGATGGGCCGTTCCGGGCCGGAATCGCCGAGCAGCGGCCCCTGCGCGTTCTGCGGCCTCACGCTCGACGACTTCAAGAAGACGGGCCGTCTCGGCTGCTCTCACTGCTACGTCACGTTCGATGCGCACCTGGGCGGCCTCCTGCGCCGGCTCCATGGCGGCACGCAGCACGTCGGCAAGGTCTACCTGCCGCCCGATCCCTCGCATGCGGAACAGCAGGAGCGGCTGGCAGGGCTGCGGCGCAAGCTCGATCGGGCCGTGCAGTCCGAGGACTTCGAGCGCGCGGCGGAGCTGCGCGACCTGATCCGCACGCTCGAGGGGGCGGCATGA